A genomic segment from Sorangium aterium encodes:
- a CDS encoding Eco57I restriction-modification methylase domain-containing protein — protein sequence MQTALDLTVMLPQSAYDYGERSSGEAHGVVLTKPHVVNLILDLAGYTADRDLASLSLLEPACGHGAFLVPAAERLIQSARRHDRDLLEIEPAIRSYDVERDHVDRARLAVAGALARLGLPHADATRLSEAWIAHGDFLLTSQGRRFDAVVGNPPYVRIEQLSPELQEEYRHRYRSLYDRADLYVAFIERGLELLAPGGVLSFICADRWTLNRYGAPLRRMLSRWFQVRCYVDLRGASPFESEVVAYPSIFAVSPGKTGSVPVATLRTASPEECEAASAALQRAEGRGEAGAAERGSGVAVSEYASWFEGDDPWVLGSPEHLEALRALEARFAPIEEVGGTRVGIGVATGSDRIYIVGEEVDIERDRLVPLVMRDDIEDGRIRDARRFVINPFGSDGKVVNLEEYPRLSGYLHAHEAEIRRRYIARRGGAGWFRTIDRVYPGLTAAPKLLVPDIAGSNEVVYDEGRFYPHHNLYFITSEGWDMEALGGLLGSRVALFFVWSYAVKMRGGYLRFQAQYLRRIRLPPPESVADELMSDLRSAFQRRDFDRLDELALRAYGIDALPGFGFLDTRR from the coding sequence ATGCAGACAGCCCTCGATCTGACGGTCATGCTCCCGCAGAGCGCCTACGATTACGGCGAGCGCTCGTCGGGCGAGGCCCACGGCGTGGTGCTGACCAAACCCCACGTCGTGAATCTCATCCTCGATCTCGCGGGCTACACCGCGGACCGGGATCTCGCGTCGCTGTCGCTGCTCGAGCCAGCCTGCGGCCACGGCGCGTTCCTTGTCCCCGCCGCCGAGCGGCTGATCCAGTCGGCGCGCCGCCACGATCGCGACCTCCTCGAGATCGAGCCGGCGATCCGGTCGTACGACGTCGAGCGAGATCACGTCGACCGCGCGCGCCTCGCGGTCGCCGGCGCACTCGCGCGGCTCGGGCTGCCGCACGCCGACGCGACGCGCCTCTCGGAGGCTTGGATCGCCCACGGCGATTTCCTCCTCACCAGCCAGGGACGCCGGTTCGACGCGGTGGTCGGCAACCCGCCCTATGTCAGGATCGAACAGCTCTCACCCGAGCTCCAGGAGGAGTATCGACACCGGTACAGGTCGCTCTACGACCGCGCCGATCTCTACGTGGCGTTCATCGAGCGCGGCCTCGAGCTCCTCGCGCCCGGCGGGGTCCTCTCCTTCATCTGCGCCGACCGTTGGACCCTCAACCGGTACGGCGCGCCGCTCCGCCGGATGCTGTCGAGGTGGTTCCAGGTGCGGTGCTACGTCGATCTGCGGGGCGCCTCTCCCTTCGAGTCCGAGGTCGTCGCCTACCCGTCGATATTCGCCGTGTCGCCCGGCAAGACGGGGAGCGTCCCTGTCGCGACGCTGCGCACCGCCTCGCCGGAGGAGTGCGAGGCCGCCTCCGCCGCTCTTCAACGCGCGGAGGGGCGCGGTGAGGCGGGCGCGGCCGAGCGCGGCTCCGGCGTCGCCGTGTCGGAGTACGCTTCCTGGTTCGAGGGCGACGACCCGTGGGTGCTCGGCTCGCCAGAGCACCTCGAGGCCCTGCGCGCGCTCGAGGCGCGGTTCGCGCCCATCGAGGAGGTCGGCGGGACCCGCGTCGGCATCGGCGTCGCCACCGGGAGCGACAGGATCTACATCGTCGGCGAAGAGGTGGATATCGAGCGAGATCGCCTCGTGCCGCTCGTCATGCGAGACGATATCGAGGACGGCCGCATCCGCGACGCAAGGCGGTTCGTCATCAATCCTTTCGGATCCGACGGCAAGGTGGTCAATCTAGAGGAGTACCCGAGGCTCTCCGGGTACCTGCACGCGCACGAGGCCGAGATCAGGAGGCGCTACATCGCCCGGCGGGGCGGCGCTGGCTGGTTCCGCACCATCGATCGCGTCTATCCGGGGCTGACCGCCGCCCCGAAGCTGCTCGTCCCCGACATCGCGGGCTCCAACGAGGTGGTCTATGACGAGGGCAGGTTCTATCCGCACCACAATCTCTATTTCATCACCTCGGAGGGCTGGGACATGGAGGCCCTCGGCGGGCTGCTCGGCTCCAGGGTCGCCCTCTTCTTCGTGTGGTCCTATGCGGTCAAGATGCGCGGCGGCTACCTGCGCTTCCAGGCCCAGTACCTGCGGCGGATCCGCCTGCCGCCGCCGGAGAGCGTCGCGGACGAGCTGATGAGCGATCTCCGCAGCGCCTTCCAGCGGCGCGATTTCGACAGGCTCGACGAGCTCGCGCTGCGCGCCTACGGCATCGACGCACTCCCCGGGTTCGGCTTCCTCGACACGCGGAGATAG
- the acpS gene encoding holo-ACP synthase, with product MILGIGIDVCGIGRMEDALARWGERFWERVLSEPERRSLAHRVDRATALAGRFAAKEAVVKAMAGAPGVGWHHLEVRGAPRMPPTMALHGPARALAERMGVRRVHLSITHDAGVAAAVAILEGDGESRSPTEVDDDGESRSPTEADEGGESRSPTEADEGGESRSSLDDEGKERS from the coding sequence GTGATCCTCGGCATCGGCATCGACGTGTGCGGCATCGGACGCATGGAGGATGCGCTCGCGCGGTGGGGAGAGCGGTTCTGGGAGCGGGTGCTGTCCGAGCCGGAGCGCCGGTCACTCGCGCACCGCGTGGACCGGGCGACGGCCCTCGCGGGCCGCTTCGCCGCGAAGGAGGCCGTGGTGAAGGCGATGGCCGGCGCGCCGGGCGTCGGCTGGCACCACCTGGAGGTGCGCGGCGCGCCGCGCATGCCGCCGACGATGGCGCTCCACGGGCCGGCGCGCGCGCTCGCCGAGCGCATGGGCGTCCGGCGGGTCCACCTGTCAATCACGCATGACGCAGGCGTGGCGGCGGCGGTGGCTATCCTGGAAGGGGACGGCGAAAGCCGATCCCCGACCGAAGTGGACGACGACGGCGAGAGCCGATCCCCGACCGAAGCGGACGAGGGCGGCGAGAGCCGATCCCCGACCGAAGCGGACGAGGGCGGCGAGAGCCGATCCAGCCTGGACGACGAAGGGAAAGAGCGCTCGTGA